In the genome of Streptomyces sp. SAI-127, the window AGGGCTCGGGCCAGGGCGAGACCGACGCCTTCGCCGCGTCGGAGTTCCCGCAGGGCCGCTCGTACGACCGCGTCGTCGCCCTCACCCGCTCCGGCACGACGACCGAAGTCCTCGACCTGCTCGGGCAGTTGAAGGGCACCACCCGCACGACCGCCCTCACCGCCGACCCCGCCACCCCCGTCATGGCCGCCGCCGACGAGGTCGTCGTCCTCGACTTCGCCGACGAACGCTCCGTCGTCCAGACCAGGTTCGCGACCACCGCCCTCACCCTGCTCCGCGCCCACCTGGGCCTGCACACCGACGCCGTCGTCGCCGACGCCCGCACCGCACTCACGTCTCCCCTGCCCGAAGGCCTCGTCGAGTGCACGCAGTTCACCTTCCTCGGCCGGGGCTGGACGGTCGGGCTGGCCAACGAGGCCGGCCTGAAGATGCGCGAGGCCTCCCTCGCCTGGACCGAGGCCTACCCGGCGATGGAGTACCGGCACGGCCCCATCAGCATCACCACCCACGGCACCGCCACCTGGATGCTCGGCGCGGCACCCGAGGGGCTGGCCGAACAGGTCCGGCAGACCGGCGGGCTGTGGGTGGCGGGCACCCTCGACCCCCTCGCCGAACTGGTCCGCGTGCAGCGCCTCGCGGTCGCCGTCGCCGGGGCCCGCGGCCTCGACCCGGACCAGCCCCGCCACCTCACCCGCTCGGTGATCCTCGCCCGCCCCTAGGAGACGTCGTGCCCCTGGTCACCACCGGCGAGCTCGTCACCCGGGCCGCCACCACCCGCTCCGCCGTCGCCGCCTTCAACATCATCACCCTGGAACACGTCGAGGCCGTCATCGCCGGCGCCGAGTCCCTGGACGCGCCCGTCGTGCTCCAAGTCAGCGAGAACGCCGTCAAGTTCCGCCACGGCAGTCTCCTCCCGCTCGCTCGCGCCGCCGTCACCGCGGCCGAACGAGCCGCCGTACCCGTCGCGTTGCACCTCGACCACGTCCAGAGCGACGACCTGCTGCGCCAGACGGCCGACGCCGGCTTCGGGTCCGTGATGTACGACGCGGCCCATCTGCCCTACGCCGAGAACCTCGCCGCCACCCGGACGGCGGCCGACTGGGCGCACTCCCAAGGGCTCTGGATCGAAGCCGAGTTGGGGGAAGTGGGTGGGAAGCAGGGCCGGCCCCCGCTGGACGCCCACGCCCCCGGCGCCCGCACCGATCCCGCCGAGGCCCGCGCCTTCGTCACCGACTCCGGCGTGGACGCCCTCGCCGTGGCCATCGGCAGCGCCCACGCGATGACCGAACGCACCGCCACCCTCGACCACGACCTGCTCAAACGCCTCACCGCCACCCTCGACGTCCCCCTCGTCCTGCACGGCTCCTCCGGAGTCCGCGACGAGGAACTCACCGCGGCCGTCGCGGGCGGCATCGCCAAGGTCAACGTCGGCACCGCGCTGAACATCGCCATGACGGGCGCGATCCGGGAGTTCCTGGCGGCTCACCCCGAGGCGGTGGACTCCCGCACCTACCTGAGCGTCGGGCGGGACGCCATGGCCGAGGCGGCCCGGCGGATCATCCAGCTGCTCGCGCGGTGAGGACGGGCTGGTAGAACCCGCCGGCGGCCGGATCGTGCCAGCGCACGTCGACGAAACCGGCCCCGGCCACGAACTCCGTCAGCTGTGAACGGGTCAGGGCCCAGGAGGTCGTACGGCGGACGCGGACGGCCCAGTCGTCCCCGGCGCCGTCCGCGAGCTGGAAGTGCTCCAGGTCGTAGCGCTCGCCGTCATCGTGCCATTGCCACAGCTGGAAGGTGATCACCCGGCCGCCGGAGTCCTCGGAGACCTGCGGAGGCGGGGCGGCGGGCCTGGTCCGCCGGATCTCGTCGTAGTCCCGAAGGGTGAGCACCAGCAGACCGCCGTCCCGCAGAACCCTGCCCATGCCCGCGAGCGCGGCCTCGACGTCCGGGGCCGTCAGCAGATGCGCGAGCGAGTTGTCGGCGCAGACGACGACGTCGAAGACGGACGACGCGAACGGCAGCCGGCGCATGTCCGCGGCGGCGGTCGGCACCACTGCCCCGCGGGCCGCGGCCTCCTGGGCGGCCCGTGCGGCGGCCACCGGACTGATGTCGCTGCCGACGACCCGGTGCCCCGCGAGAGCCAGCCCGATCGCCTGGGTCCCGATGCCGCACGAGCAGTCCAGGACGCGGTGCGGCCCCGGCCCCAGGTCCTCCCGCACGAACGCTCCGAGCACAGCCGCCTGATGCGCCATGCTCGCGTCCCAGTCCGCGAAGATCCGGTGGTAGTCCGGGGCCAGCGCGTCGTAGAAGGCCCGCACCGAGAGATCAGACACCCGACTCCTTCACCGCCTTGAGCACCACGAACTTCGGCCCGCCGGCGACGAGTTCACTGTTGCCGAACAGCTTCCGCAGCTTCACGTGATAGCCGAGATGGCGGTTGCCGACAACCCACAGTTCGCCGCCGGGCCGTAGCGTCCTGCGGGCTCCGGTGAACATCCGCCAGGCCGTCGCGTCGGTCGTCGCCTGGTGGGAGTGGAAGGGCGGGTTGTTGAGGACGAGGTCGACGCTGCCCGCCGGGACCCCCGCCAGACCGTCCCCGACCCGGAACTCCGCATGCCCGGGCACGCCGTTCGCCTTGTACGTCCCCTCCGCCGAGGCCACGGCCTGGAAGGACTCGTCGACGAACAGCACCTCGGCCTCGGGGTTGGCCAGGGCCACAGCCGTTCCGACGACGCCGTTGCCGCAGCCCAGGTCCACGATCCGCTGGGAACCCCGGCTCTTCGGGAGGTGCTGGAGGAAGAACCGGGTGCCGATGTCGAGCCGGTCCGCGCAGAAGACGCCCGCGTGATTGACGACGGCACGCCCGGAGGCGGCACCGACGCCGTCCGGGAGGGTGTAGCCGTACGGCCAGGGATTGGCGGGCCGTTCGAGCGACGGTTCCGGTGTGCAGAAGATGAGCCGGGCCTTCTTCTCGGCCAGCGAGGTGCGGGTCGGCCCGAGGATCCGCTCGAACAGCTGGAGCGTCGAGGTGTGGATCTCCTTCACCATGCCGGTGCCGACGACGAGCGTGCCCTCGTGCACCGCGGGCGCCAGCCGCAGCAGCTGGTCCTCCAGCAGGGCCAGGCTCTTCGGCACCCGCACCAGCAGGACGTCGACGCGGCCGGGCGGCGGGTCCTGTGTGGTGAGCAGCCGGACGGTGCCGGGCTCGACGCCGGCGCGTTCGAGGTTGGCGCGGGTCGCTTCCTGGCTGAGGAAGGAGTCGGTGATCTGGATCGGGCGGTGCGGCGCCAGCGCGGTGGCCAGCGCACCCCAGCGGTCTCCGACCAACACGACCGTGCCGGACAGGGCCACGCCCTCCGCCGCGAGATGCCTCAGCAGATACTCGTCGGAGGCGTCCCAGGCGCGCAGCCGGTCACGCGGGTCCTCGGGGAAACGGGTGAGCGCGAACTCGCCCCAGGGGGTCGTCATACGGTCGTCCATCGTGCGTCCAGGCTATCCGAGGCGCAGCTCAGGCCCGCTCGGGCAGGATGGAACCCATGGATGCCGAGCTGTTCCCCCGACCCCGTGCGGAGGTCGCGCCGGGTGCGGTGCACGTCCCGGACTGGCTGGAGCCGGGGCGGCAGCGCGACCTGCTGGAGGCCTGCCGGGAGTGGGCGCGCCCGCCCGCCGGACTGCGCACGGTCCGCACCCCGGGCGGCGGCACGATGACCGCGCGGCAGGTGTGCCTCGGCTGGCACTGGTACCCGTACGCCTACGCCCGCACGGTCGCCGACGGCGACGGGGCACCGGTGAAGCCGTTCCCGCACTGGCTGGGCGAGCTGGGCCGGGAAGCGGTGCGCGACGCACTCGGTCCGCAGCAGGCGGCCTACGACATCGCGCTGATCAACTTCTATGACGGCGACGCCCGTATGGGCATGCACCGCGACAGCGACGAGAAGTCGGACGCGCCCGTGGTCTCCCTGAGCCTCGGCGACACCTGCGTCTTCCGCTTCGGCAACCCCGAAACCCGGACCCGGCCCTACACGGACGTCGAACTGCGCAGTGGTGACCTGTTCGTGTTCGGCGGCCCGTCGAGACTCGCGTACCACGGGGTCCCCCGTGTGCATCCGGGCACCGCGCCGCCCGAGTTGGGGCTGACGGGACGGCTGAACATCACGCTGCGGGTCAGCGGGCTCTGAGCTCCATCGCGAACGGATCATGGGAGACTCGCCCTCATGAGCGGCAAGGCGGACCCCCGGCCGGCGGGGGAAGGAACCACCTCGAGGACGCGGCTGGACCGGGGGCGCGGTGCGCTCGGGCCCGCGTTGGAGCTCGTGCACACCGGCCGCGCGCCCACCCGGGCCGTGCTCACCGCGGAACTCGGGGTGACGCGGGCGACGGCCGGCGCGGTCGCCGCCGAGCTGGAGGCGCTCGGGCTGATCCGCGTCGACGCCCGGCCCACCGCTGCCGCCGGTTCGCAGGGCCGGCCCTCGCATCGCCTCGCGGTCGCCGAGGACGGTCCCGTCGTGCTGGCCGCGCAGGTCCACGCCGACGGTTTCCGGGCCGCCCTGGTCGGTCTGGGCGGCCGTATCGTCGCCACCGCCCCCGGCTGCGAGACGGTCGACGCCGACCCGGCGAAGGTCCTCGGCTCCGTCGTCGAGGCGGGCGCCGACCTGCTGCGCACCACCGGCAGACGCTGTGTCGGCGCCGGACTCGCCGTGCCGTCCGCGGTCGCCGAACCCGAAGGCCTCGCCCTCAACCCCCTGCACCTCGCCTGGCCCGCGGGCGCCCCCGTCCGCCGTATCTTCGGCGAGTGCGTGCGTGCCGCAGGCATCACCGGACCGGCCTTCGCGGCCAACGACGTCAACCTCGCCGCGCTCGCCGAGCACCGGCACGGCGCGGGCCGCGGCGCCCGGGACCTGCTGTGCGTGGCGACCGGACACCGGGGCGTGGGCGGCGCGCTGGTGCTCGACGGGCGTCTGCACACGGGGAGTTCGGGCCTGGCTCTGGAGGTCGGCCACCTCACCGTGAACCCCGAGGGCCGACCCTGCCACTGCGGCAGCCGGGGCTGTCTGGACGTCGAGGCGGACCCGCTGGCGTTCCTCACGGCGGCCGGACTCGACCCCGGCCCCGAGCTCTCCCTGCTCCAGCAGGCCAACGACCTCGTCCGGCACCACTACGACGATCCCGCCGTCCGCACCGCCGCCGAGGCCCTCATCGACCGCCTGGGCCTCGGTCTCGCGGGCCTGGTGAACATCCTGAACCCGGACCGCATCATCCTCGGCGGCCTCCACCGCACCCTTCTGGACGCCGACCCCGCCCGTCTGCGCGCCGTCGTCGCCGACCGCAGTCTGTGGGGGCAGAGCGGCGGCGTTCCCATCCTGGCCTGCACCCTCGACCACAACAGCCTGGTCGGGGCGGCCGAGCTGGCGTGGCAGCCGGTGCTGGACGATCCGCTGGGTGCACTGACCCATGGCTGACCTGCTGGAGGCCGCGGGACTGCGCCTGGTCGAGGTGGCGCCCCCGGTGGTGCCGGCCGAGGTGCGGACGGCCATGGACCGTGAGTGGGGCGAGGCCGTCCTGGCCAACCCGGCCCTCTTCGACGGTCCGGTGGCGGTGTGCGCGGGGCTCTCACGGGAGGCCCAGGACGACCTGCTCGTCTCCTGGTCCCGGGTGACCTATCGGTACCTCGCCCTGCGCCGCGTCCCGGGTGCCGACGCCCTGGCGTCCCTCTTCGTCAGCGTGGTGCAGCCGACGGACGACGGACGCGTGCTGGTGGGCCGTATGTCCGCGTCCACCGCCGCGCCCGGCCGCTGGCAGTTCCCCGGCGGATCGGTGGAACCGCCCACCGGCGACGAGCCCCTGGACGAACCCGCACTGCGCCGCCACGCGGCCGTGGAACTGGCCGAGGAGACGGGCGTCGACGTCCCGGCCGCCGACCTCACCCGGTGTCTGGTGACGCACGGCGCGGACGGACAGGTCGGTGTCCACTACCTGGCACCGCCCCTGCCCGCGTCCTTCTTGCAGGAGAGCTTCACGGCGCTGACGGCCGCGGAGACGGTACGGGGACGGGCGCCGGAGTTCGACCGGCTCGCGCTCGTAGGCTCACCGGCCGAACTTCCGGACCTCGCCGGTCCGCACGTGGGCTACCTGGATCCCGTCGTCCGTTGGGTGAGCCGCCGAGTAGGCTCGTGACATGCGGATCTCCGTCTCCTCGGACATGGACGAACCAGTCGCGCGCACCCTCGTCGACGAACTGCGCGCGCGGGGCCACGAAGTCGTCGCGTACGGCGCCCTGAGCCCCGGCGCCGACCCGCAGTGGGCCGTCTGCTCGGCGGCCGCGGCCCGTGAGGTGGCCGCCGGGACGGCCGACCAGGCCGTCGTGTGCTGCTGGACCGGCACCGGCGCCTCCATCGCCGCCAACAAGGTCCCGGGCGTACGGGCCGCCCTGTGCACGGACGCCTACACGGCGGACGGCGCCCGCCGCTGGAACGACGCCAACGTCCTGGCCCTCAGCCTCCGCCTCACCTCCGAGCCACTCCTCAAGGAGATCCTCGACGCCTGGTTCACCGCCGGGGCGAGCGAGGACGCCGAGGACCGAGAGAACGTGGCCCGGGTGGGACGCCTGGACGCCGGCCGGGCCTGATCCCCGCCTGCCGCGCGACGCCCGGCACGCGCGCTCGCCGCGCTGCCGACCGCCGACACGGCTCCGCCACACGGCGCTCCGGCGCCTTGCGACCGCACGCTCGAAGCAAGCTCGCGCGGGAGGGGCCCCATCGCCGCCGCGCGGCCCGCCCTCCGGGCGGACGACGGGAATGTGACGACAGGGCCTAGAAGCGCGCGTCCGGTCAGACGCCGAGCGGGCCGGCCACCTTCAGTTCCTCGTGGTCGATCAGCCATCGCACCGACTCCAGTACGGCGGCCTCCGGTTCGTGGCGCGGCGCGTAGCCGAGGAGGGTCCTGGCCTTCTCGATGGTGAGGTACTGACTGCGGTAGAGGTGCTCCCAGCTCGCCTCGGCGTGTTCCGGGGCTGTGGTCCGGCGGAACTGTTCCCAGGTCACCGGCTCCAGCGACGCGGTCCGACCGAACCAGCCGGCCGCGATGCGGGCGTACCCGCGGACGTTCAGCGCGGTGGGGGCGACGACATTGAAGTCCTCTCCCGCCGCCGCGTCCCGGTGCTCGACCGCCCGTTCGAAGGCCTGGGCGACATCGTCGGCGTGCACATGGTGCATCAGCTCGGCACCGATCCCCGGGACCGGCAGCGGCCGTCCGGCCGAGAGGGCGTACCAGACCGCGGGGTCGAGGTTTCCCAGCGGACCGATCGGGTGCCAGCCCGGCCCGACGATGTGCCCGGGGTGCAGGGACGTGGTCACCAGGCCCCCGGAAGCGGTCTCCTCCTTCAGCATCCGGGCGATCCGGTCCTTCTGGATGCCGTACTCCCCGACGGGCGGGGTGCCCGTGGTCTCGGAGATCGGCAGCCTGTCGCTGGGGCCGAAACGCCACACGGTGCCGCAGTGCAGCAGGTGCCCGATCTCGCCGCGCAGCCGCTCGACCAGTGCCGTGGCCGCTTCCAGGGTGAAGCAGACCAGGTCGATCACGGCGTCCGGGGCCAGGCCGGCCACCCGGTCACCGAAGGTGCCCTCGTCGTCCTCCCGCTGCCGGTCGGCGACGACCTGGCGGACCTGCTGCCACTCGGGAGCCTCGGTGTAGGCCGTGCGGGTGCCACGGCTGATGTTGATCACTTCGTGGCCCGCCCGCACCAGGCGGGGGACGAGGAAGGTGCCGATGTGGCCGCTTCCGCCGATGACGACGACTCGCATACGTTTCCCATCAGTGTCGAGCAGGTCAGTGTCAGACAGGAGTATCCGGCGCCACCGTCAGGCTCCCGGCCGCGGCGGCGAAACTTGCGGCCCTCGGTGGACATCTCGGTGGCGTAGGGCCGTTGTCAGTGGCGGCGACTAGCCTGCCGGGCATGATCGAGACGACTGAGCGCGACCGCGCCTTTCCGCCCGCCCTGGCCGACGTGGCCCGCGTGGAGTTCGACTACGACGACGGCGAGGGCGTCGACTTCGAGCCGTACGACGCCTTCGACTCCGCCGAGGAGACCACCGACTGGCTGCGCCACTGGACCGGCAACCACCAACTGGACGGCGACGCCTACCGGGTCTTCGGACAGGACGGCACCGGTGGCCTCGCCGCCCTGTGGTGCGTGCGGCCGGGGCGGCCCCTCGTGGAGCAGCCCGTGGTGTTCCTGGGATCGGAGGGCGAGCGCGGTGTGGTGGCGGCGAACCTGTCCGACTTCCTGTGGGTGCTCGCCGATGGCCTCGGGCCTTTGGAGGTCGTGGATTTCGAGCAGTACGAGGGCCGTCCGAGCGCGACGCTGACCGCCCTCGCCGAACGCCACGCGAACACCCCGCGCCGCACCACCCGGGACATCGTCACCACCGCCCGGGCGGAGTTCCCGACCTTCTCCGAGGACATCGACGCACTCTGCCGGTGAGCGGCGTCATGGCCGACTCCACTCCACGGCCAGGGCTCGACCAGGGTTGTCGGTGAGGATGCGCCGCACCAGTTCCTCACCCAGGTCGGCCGTGAGCCGCGGCCGCACCCGGCGCAGCAGATACGGCATCCCCGGGCCGCCGTTGACCGAGCGGGCCGCCGCGGTCGTGGTGTCGCCGCCGAGCAGCAGCCGGTCGCCGTGCCCCGCGTCCGCGAGCTCCCGCACCGCGTCGGGCATGCGCCAGTCCGTGGCGTGGTGGGCGCGCGAGGGCCCGTCGAAGGCGAGATAGCAGCCCGACCCCGCGGCCTCGCGGTGCACCGTGAAGTCGGGGGAGCGGTTGAGGTGCCCGAGGATCACTCGCCGCGGCGGCACCCCCAACTCCCCGCACAGCAGATCCAGTACGTCCAGCGCACCGGTCCCCAGCTCCAGGTGGACGGCGATCGGCGCCCCCGTAGCGTGATGGGCCTCGGCCGCCGCGGTCATCGTCCAGCGGGCGTGCGCGTCCAGCGCGTGGAAGCCGCCCGCCACCTTGATCAGCCCCGCGCGGACCCCCGACCGCCCGATGCCCTCGGTCAGTTCGGCGACGAACACGTCAGCCAGCCGGCCGCGCAGCCCGGCGAGCGTGGCGTCGTCGTAGTGGGCGGCCTGGTGCAGCCCGGTCGCGGTGACGATCCGCACCCCGGTCTCCCGTGCCAGCGTCGGCAGCGCGTCGGCCCGCCGCCCCAGCCCGTACGGCGTCCACTGCATCACGGCGCCACCGCCCTGCGCGGCGAACGCCGTCAGCTCGGTCCGCGCCGCCGAGACGCTCCGCAGCTCCTGCCCCGGCAGTTGGGGGCTGCCGAAGAACAGGTGGTCGTGCGCGTCGCACACGCCGAGCTCCTCGGCGGGGACGTCCCCGGCCACGGTACGGACCGCGACCGCGCTCACCACTGACGCCCCCGAGGCAGCCGCTCCCGTCCCGGCGCCGACACGTGCAGTACCTCGAACAGATCACCGTCCGCCTTCGGCGCTTCGTGCGCCCACAGAGAGAAGTGCACGAGTTCCCAGCGGGCCGTGTCCACGGCGGCCGCCGCGAACAGCGCGCCGTCCTCCCCGGCCAGCCGCCCCGTCTCGTCCACGGCCTCCGCCATCACCTCTGCCAACTCCACTCCCTCCGGCACCGGTTGACGCCTGCGGACCGCCGACCGGGCGGGGGAGCCGACGGCGCCGCCCTCCTCGTACGACAGACCTGTCCACTGCCGCACCGACGGCCGCCCGAAGTCGTTGCTGAGCCCCTGGAAGGCGCCTCCCCAGAGGAAGGAGTTCATGCCCTCCACGGTGTCCCAGAGGTAGAAGGGGGCGTACTGGTTGACGGGCGAGCCGTTCACCCCGCGCTCGCGCATCAGGTACGTCTTGAAGCCGAGCCCGTCCCAGTCGTCCAGCAGATGCCCGATCCGGAACACCCGGGCGCGGATGACGGCCATGTCGTAGTCGGCGGGCAGGGTGAGCTCGTACTGCATGGCGTGCATCGGATGCCTCCTCAGGCGGGGTAGTCCTCGGGGGCGACGTGCGCGTCCCAGTCGGCGGTCGTGCCGTCCTCGGCGGCCTCGACGACCGCGAGATGCGTCATGAAGGTGCGCGGCCCCGCCCCGTGCCAGTGCCACTCGCCCGGCTCGATCCACACGCTGTCACCCGCGCGGATCGGCTCGACGGCACCGCCCCTGCGCTGCACCAGCCCCTCGCCCTCCAGGACGTGCAGCACCTGGCCGTGCGGATGGCGGTGCCACGCGGTGTGCGCGCCGGGCGCGAAATGGACGTTGAACATCCGCAGCCGGGACGGGGAGGCGGGCGCGGCGATCTCGTCGAGCCACACCGTCCCCGTGAAGTTCTCGGCCGGACCCTGCCGGGTCTCCGGGCGCTGTCGGGTGATCTGCACGTGGGTCGACTCCCTTACGGCGATGGTGGTGTGAGCAGTGAGAGCAGACCCCGCACGCCCGTGTCGAACGCGGCGGGCGAGCCGGACGCGCGGGCGAGGACATAGCCGCCCTGGACCGTCGCGAGAACGGTCGCCGCGATCTCCTCGCCGTCCAGGGAGGACGCGAACTGGCCCTGTTCCTTGCCCTCTTCGACGATCCCGGCGATGCGCTCACGGATCCAGTCGATCGTCTCGTCGACGGGCGCACGCAGTTCGTCGCTGGCGATGACGTCCGGGTCCATCGTGAGCCGGCCGATCGGACACCCGCGCAGCACGTCCCGCTCGCGCCGCAGATACGCCTCGATCCGCTCGTACGGCGTGCCGGGCCCGCCGAGTACTTCCTCCGCGGTGGCCCGCAGGTCCTCGGCGGTCCGCCGGATCGCGGCCAGGGCGAGATCGGGCTTGCCCTTGAAGTGGTGGTACATGCTGCCCTGTCCGGCCCCCGCGCGCTCCAGGATCGCCTTGGGGCTGGTCCCCACATAGCCGCGCTCCCACAGCAGCTCACGGGTGGACTCGATCAGTCGGTCCGAGGTGCTCATGCGCTCACTGTACATACTAGTAGTTACAGAAGTCGAGGCCCTCTCGTACTCCCCGGGAGGTATCCGCACTGCCGCTGTCCGTACGACGACCCGGCCCCCTCTCCCGAGCCAGTCTCGAGTCATCACGACAAGACCCACCAAGGAGATGACTCAAGATGCAGACACTCGCGCACTGGGACGGCGGCCCCGGCCCGTGGATCCTCTTCTTCCCGCTGATCTGGGCGGCCGTCGTGCTCGGCGTCGTCACCGTCCTGCGCCGCACCGTGTGGCGCGGCCGCCGCGGACCCTGGCGCGCCATGGCCGACGCCCGCCCCTCCGGCGACTCACCGATCGCCATGCTCGGCCGCCGCTTCGCCTCGGGTGAGATCGACGAGGACGAGTACTGGCGCCGGCTGTCCGTCCTGGACGAGCAGTTCGGCCCTGCGGCGGGCAAGGGCGGTGCGGCATGACCGCCACGACCACCTCGACGAGGACGCTGCCGGCCGCCCGGGTGGTCGACGCCGTGAAGGTGTACGGCAGCGGCGACACCGGGGTGCGGGCCCTGGACGGGGTGAGCGTCGACTTCCCGGCCGGCCGCTTCACCGCGATCATGGGGCCCTCGGGCTCCGGCAAGTCCACCCTCATGCACTGCGCGGCCGGCCTCGACACGCTCACCGAGGGCGCCTCCTACATCGGCGCCACCGACCTCGGCTCGCTCGACGACCGCCGTCTGACCCTGCTGCGCCGGGACCGCGTCGGCTTCGTCTTCCAGGCGTTCAACCTGGTGCCGACGCTGACCGTCGAGGAGAACATCAGGCTGCCGCTGGACCTCGCGGGAGGCAAGGGCGACGCGGAGTGGATCGACGCGCTGATCGAGGTCGTCGGCCTGCGCGACCGCCTCCGGCACCGGCCCGCCGAGCTGTCCGGCGGACAGCAGCAACGTGTCGCCGTGGCCCGGGCGTTCGCCGGCCGACCGGACGTCGTCTTCGCCGACGAGCCCACCGGGAACCTCGACTCCCGCTCCGGCGGCGAGGTCCTCGGCCTCCTCTCCAGGACCGTGCGCCGGACGGCCCGCACGGTCGTCATGGTCACCCACGACCCGGTCGCCGCCGCCCACGCCGACGAGGTCGTCTTCCTCGCCGACGGGCGCCTGGTGGACCGTATGGAATCCCCCACCGCCGACCGGGTCCTTGACCGCCTGAAGGCCTTCGAGGTGCCCTCATGAACGCCTCCGTACGGCTGAGCATGTCCTCCCTGCGCGCCCACAAGCGGCGCTTCGCCGGGACCTTCCTCGCGGTGTTCCTCGGCGTGGCGTTCCTCGCCGGGACGCTCGTCATGGGCGACACGCTCCGCGCCGGCTTCGACACCATGTTCGGCAACGCGACCGGCGGCACCGACGCCGTGGTCCGCAGTGCCGAGGCCATCACCACGCCGGGGGAGAGCGAGGGGGTGCGCGAGCCGGTCGACACCGACCTGGTCAAGACCGTCGAGCAGGTTCCCGGTGTCGCGGCGGCCGCCCCCGACATCCAGGGAGCGGGCCAGTTGATCGGCGCCGACGGCAAGCCCATCGGCGGCCAGGGCCCACCCACCGTGGCCGGCAACTGGATCGACGACCCCGAGCTCAACCCGTACCGACTCGCCGAAGGCCGTGCACCGAAGAGGTCCGGCGAGGTCGTCGTCAACCGCGGCACCGCCGACCGGGGCGACCTGAAGATCGGCGACACGACGGTCCTGCGTACGCCCGACCCCGTCGAGGTGACGATCGTCGGCCTCGCGACCTTCGGCGGCGAGGACGGCATGGCCCAGGTGACCTTCACCGGCATGACTCAGTCCGACGCCGAGAAGTACCTCACGGCCGGGCCCGGGGAGGCGTCGAGCATCCAGGTGCGCGCGGGTCCGGGCGTCGGTCAGCAGGAGCTCGTCGACCGGTTGACTCCCGTGCTGCCCAGGGGCGTTGAGGCGATCACCGGTCAGGAGTCGACCGAAGAGAACACCGACATGATCTCCAGCCAGTTCCTGGCCGTCTTCACGACCTTCCTGCTGGTCTTCTCGGGCGTGGCCCTCCTGGTCGCCACCTTCTCCATCCACAACACCTTCGCGATCGTCGTGGCCCAACGCACCCGTGAGAACGCCCTGTTGCGGGCTCTCGGTGCCTCCCGCCGGCAGGTCACGGCATCCACCCTGACCGAGGCGAGCGTGGTCGCGGTGACCGCGTCGGCCGCCGGCCTCGCGG includes:
- a CDS encoding NUDIX domain-containing protein — protein: MADLLEAAGLRLVEVAPPVVPAEVRTAMDREWGEAVLANPALFDGPVAVCAGLSREAQDDLLVSWSRVTYRYLALRRVPGADALASLFVSVVQPTDDGRVLVGRMSASTAAPGRWQFPGGSVEPPTGDEPLDEPALRRHAAVELAEETGVDVPAADLTRCLVTHGADGQVGVHYLAPPLPASFLQESFTALTAAETVRGRAPEFDRLALVGSPAELPDLAGPHVGYLDPVVRWVSRRVGS
- a CDS encoding ROK family protein, which codes for MSGKADPRPAGEGTTSRTRLDRGRGALGPALELVHTGRAPTRAVLTAELGVTRATAGAVAAELEALGLIRVDARPTAAAGSQGRPSHRLAVAEDGPVVLAAQVHADGFRAALVGLGGRIVATAPGCETVDADPAKVLGSVVEAGADLLRTTGRRCVGAGLAVPSAVAEPEGLALNPLHLAWPAGAPVRRIFGECVRAAGITGPAFAANDVNLAALAEHRHGAGRGARDLLCVATGHRGVGGALVLDGRLHTGSSGLALEVGHLTVNPEGRPCHCGSRGCLDVEADPLAFLTAAGLDPGPELSLLQQANDLVRHHYDDPAVRTAAEALIDRLGLGLAGLVNILNPDRIILGGLHRTLLDADPARLRAVVADRSLWGQSGGVPILACTLDHNSLVGAAELAWQPVLDDPLGALTHG
- a CDS encoding sugar isomerase; its protein translation is MTHVEDELTSQPECWTRAAAEAAGHARALPAAGERVAIVGCGTSYFMAQAVAVLREGSGQGETDAFAASEFPQGRSYDRVVALTRSGTTTEVLDLLGQLKGTTRTTALTADPATPVMAAADEVVVLDFADERSVVQTRFATTALTLLRAHLGLHTDAVVADARTALTSPLPEGLVECTQFTFLGRGWTVGLANEAGLKMREASLAWTEAYPAMEYRHGPISITTHGTATWMLGAAPEGLAEQVRQTGGLWVAGTLDPLAELVRVQRLAVAVAGARGLDPDQPRHLTRSVILARP
- a CDS encoding class I SAM-dependent methyltransferase, with the protein product MSDLSVRAFYDALAPDYHRIFADWDASMAHQAAVLGAFVREDLGPGPHRVLDCSCGIGTQAIGLALAGHRVVGSDISPVAAARAAQEAAARGAVVPTAAADMRRLPFASSVFDVVVCADNSLAHLLTAPDVEAALAGMGRVLRDGGLLVLTLRDYDEIRRTRPAAPPPQVSEDSGGRVITFQLWQWHDDGERYDLEHFQLADGAGDDWAVRVRRTTSWALTRSQLTEFVAGAGFVDVRWHDPAAGGFYQPVLTARAAG
- a CDS encoding class II fructose-bisphosphate aldolase — translated: MPLVTTGELVTRAATTRSAVAAFNIITLEHVEAVIAGAESLDAPVVLQVSENAVKFRHGSLLPLARAAVTAAERAAVPVALHLDHVQSDDLLRQTADAGFGSVMYDAAHLPYAENLAATRTAADWAHSQGLWIEAELGEVGGKQGRPPLDAHAPGARTDPAEARAFVTDSGVDALAVAIGSAHAMTERTATLDHDLLKRLTATLDVPLVLHGSSGVRDEELTAAVAGGIAKVNVGTALNIAMTGAIREFLAAHPEAVDSRTYLSVGRDAMAEAARRIIQLLAR
- a CDS encoding methyltransferase; its protein translation is MTTPWGEFALTRFPEDPRDRLRAWDASDEYLLRHLAAEGVALSGTVVLVGDRWGALATALAPHRPIQITDSFLSQEATRANLERAGVEPGTVRLLTTQDPPPGRVDVLLVRVPKSLALLEDQLLRLAPAVHEGTLVVGTGMVKEIHTSTLQLFERILGPTRTSLAEKKARLIFCTPEPSLERPANPWPYGYTLPDGVGAASGRAVVNHAGVFCADRLDIGTRFFLQHLPKSRGSQRIVDLGCGNGVVGTAVALANPEAEVLFVDESFQAVASAEGTYKANGVPGHAEFRVGDGLAGVPAGSVDLVLNNPPFHSHQATTDATAWRMFTGARRTLRPGGELWVVGNRHLGYHVKLRKLFGNSELVAGGPKFVVLKAVKESGV
- a CDS encoding RpiB/LacA/LacB family sugar-phosphate isomerase, which produces MRISVSSDMDEPVARTLVDELRARGHEVVAYGALSPGADPQWAVCSAAAAREVAAGTADQAVVCCWTGTGASIAANKVPGVRAALCTDAYTADGARRWNDANVLALSLRLTSEPLLKEILDAWFTAGASEDAEDRENVARVGRLDAGRA
- a CDS encoding alpha-ketoglutarate-dependent dioxygenase AlkB encodes the protein MDAELFPRPRAEVAPGAVHVPDWLEPGRQRDLLEACREWARPPAGLRTVRTPGGGTMTARQVCLGWHWYPYAYARTVADGDGAPVKPFPHWLGELGREAVRDALGPQQAAYDIALINFYDGDARMGMHRDSDEKSDAPVVSLSLGDTCVFRFGNPETRTRPYTDVELRSGDLFVFGGPSRLAYHGVPRVHPGTAPPELGLTGRLNITLRVSGL